Proteins found in one Paenibacillus borealis genomic segment:
- the ftsE gene encoding cell division ATP-binding protein FtsE codes for MIEMQDVWKTYPNGTHALQGISVKIDRNEFVYIVGPSGAGKSTFMKLIYREETPTKGQISVGGFNIGKLKPRKIPYVRRNIGVVFQDFRLLPKMTAYENVAFAMEVIEAPKKVIKKRVNEVLDLVGLRSKAGREPSQLSGGEQQRIAIARAIVNNPSVIIADEPTGNLDPETSWGIMQLLDEINFRGTTIVMATHNRDIVNKMRKRVLAIENGTIVRDQLRGDYGYEF; via the coding sequence ATGATCGAGATGCAGGATGTATGGAAGACTTATCCTAACGGAACCCATGCGCTCCAGGGGATATCTGTCAAGATCGACCGTAATGAGTTCGTATACATCGTCGGACCGTCCGGCGCAGGTAAATCAACGTTCATGAAATTAATTTATAGAGAAGAAACACCGACCAAAGGACAGATCTCTGTAGGCGGGTTCAATATAGGTAAGCTCAAGCCCCGCAAGATTCCTTACGTACGCCGCAATATCGGCGTGGTGTTTCAGGATTTCCGCCTGCTGCCGAAGATGACGGCTTATGAGAATGTTGCTTTTGCCATGGAGGTTATTGAGGCCCCGAAGAAGGTTATCAAGAAACGTGTGAATGAAGTGCTCGATCTGGTTGGACTGCGCAGCAAAGCGGGGCGTGAACCCTCGCAGCTCTCAGGGGGAGAGCAGCAGCGGATCGCCATTGCCAGAGCCATTGTTAACAATCCTTCTGTTATTATTGCGGACGAGCCTACGGGCAATCTGGACCCCGAGACCTCATGGGGCATTATGCAGCTGCTGGACGAGATTAATTTTCGCGGAACAACGATCGTAATGGCCACCCACAACAGGGATATTGTCAACAAAATGCGCAAACGGGTGCTGGCTATTGAGAACGGGACGATTGTCAGAGACCAATTGAGAGGGGATTACGGTTATGAGTTTTAA
- a CDS encoding VanW family protein, whose protein sequence is MKKIHAALIAGFGLVLAGSLVAGGFHLYGTQTTLPKGTAIAGWDISGRDITEVQAGLEAKLQALEATPLTLKAKGDTGLSVSLLQAGVTYEAQEFRRALKTLTDGPLMQRVQARRNWNGNWNIGIHLEISQLANSLSPAWEKESFGVPVDAVRRITSDDQVVYTPGTTSFEVDWHALELALQAALPTRLAGNGAQEDKRILLEVPLTVKQPNITLQELKDQGIERKITQFSTSLGASGPGRSFNVEAAAKAVNGTILPPGAIFDYGKAIQKAQAEYGFREAPVIVNGKLQPGTGGGICQVSSTLYNAALRSGLEIVERRNHSLPVSYLPKGQDATFAEGYINFRFRNNTGKYLIIKSEVKGRTLTVKLFGTFPKNVTYSVESRTVEVLPPADKYVSDASLPKGGTRVLQSGKTGYVVETYITRYVDGKAMEKKKLSRDTYYAQKRVIAINRGGMSKSTLPESPGRQLVEDGVKGQ, encoded by the coding sequence ATGAAAAAAATACACGCTGCCCTCATCGCGGGCTTCGGCCTGGTCCTGGCCGGCTCGCTGGTTGCCGGAGGGTTTCATTTATATGGCACCCAGACCACCCTGCCCAAAGGGACGGCCATTGCCGGCTGGGATATCAGCGGCCGGGACATCACCGAGGTGCAGGCCGGGCTGGAGGCAAAACTTCAGGCTCTGGAAGCTACCCCGCTCACTCTGAAGGCAAAGGGAGATACCGGGCTAAGTGTCTCACTGCTGCAAGCGGGGGTAACCTACGAAGCCCAGGAATTCCGGCGTGCACTGAAGACGCTGACGGACGGTCCGCTCATGCAACGGGTACAGGCCCGGCGCAATTGGAACGGTAACTGGAATATCGGAATTCATCTGGAAATTTCGCAGCTGGCGAACAGCCTAAGTCCGGCCTGGGAAAAAGAATCCTTCGGCGTTCCTGTCGACGCGGTGCGGCGGATCACCAGTGATGACCAGGTCGTCTATACTCCCGGAACTACCTCCTTCGAGGTAGACTGGCATGCGCTGGAGCTTGCCCTGCAGGCGGCGCTGCCAACCCGGCTTGCCGGCAACGGGGCACAGGAGGATAAACGCATTCTGCTTGAGGTACCTTTAACCGTCAAGCAGCCGAATATCACGCTGCAGGAGCTGAAGGATCAGGGCATCGAGCGCAAAATCACCCAGTTCAGCACCTCCCTCGGGGCCAGCGGGCCCGGGCGCAGCTTCAATGTGGAGGCTGCTGCCAAAGCCGTCAACGGGACCATATTGCCTCCTGGCGCTATTTTCGATTACGGCAAAGCAATCCAGAAGGCCCAGGCGGAATATGGCTTCCGCGAGGCTCCGGTCATTGTAAACGGCAAGCTACAGCCCGGTACGGGCGGGGGAATCTGCCAGGTCTCCAGCACCCTGTATAATGCCGCGCTGCGCTCCGGGCTAGAGATCGTCGAACGGCGCAACCACTCTCTTCCGGTGAGCTACCTGCCCAAAGGCCAGGATGCCACCTTTGCCGAGGGCTATATCAATTTCCGCTTCCGTAATAATACCGGCAAATATCTGATTATTAAATCCGAAGTGAAGGGGCGCACGCTGACCGTCAAGCTGTTTGGAACTTTTCCGAAGAACGTCACCTATTCCGTGGAGTCCCGGACCGTGGAGGTACTTCCTCCCGCCGACAAATATGTGAGCGATGCCTCGCTCCCGAAGGGCGGAACAAGGGTACTGCAATCCGGCAAAACCGGCTATGTAGTGGAGACTTACATTACCCGCTATGTTGACGGTAAAGCCATGGAGAAGAAGAAACTTTCGCGCGATACCTACTACGCCCAGAAACGCGTCATTGCCATTAACCGTGGCGGCATGAGCAAATCCACGCTGCCGGAATCCCCGGGCAGACAGCTGGTTGAAGACGGGGTAAAGGGCCAA